In one window of Fulvia fulva chromosome 5, complete sequence DNA:
- a CDS encoding Putative oxidoreductase SadH, with protein MAATKVFRSGANALITGAASGVGLAVAQLCASHNMNVILVDNNSAKLNEAKSSIQTTGQVEAHEIDVASLEQWSKLKAAVEQGGRKLDFLHLNAGIGLNGKWTDSSYFQKIFDVNFFGVVSGVNTFFSHFDSNNSEQKAVVVTGSKQGITNPPGNPAYNASKSAVKTIAEHLHFDLAKSSPNTSVHMLVPGWTFTGITARNHTTKPDGAWSAEQVADFLYKKMGEDKFYVICPDNDVDWETDRKRITWTMGDIAYERKPQSRWLDEFKEEAAETLPGMKLGARQKGSSA; from the exons ATGGCAGCAACGAAAGTCTTCCGCAGCGGCGCCAACGCCTTGATCACAGGGGCAGCCTCCGGTGTCGGCCTTGCCGTGGCCCAGCTCTGTGCTTCCCATAACATGAACGTCATCCTCGTCGACAACAACTCTGCCAAACTCAACGAGGCCAAGTCTTCCATCCAGACCACAGGACAAGTCGAAGCCCACGAGATCGATGTCGCATCTCTCGAGCAATGGAGCAAGCTCAAGGCCGCCGTCGAGCAGGGCGGCAGAAAGCTTGACTTCTTGCACCTAAACGCTGGCATTGGCCTCAATGGAAAGTGGACAGACAGCTCCTATTTCCAGAAGATCTTCGACGTGAACTTCTTCGGCGTGGTGAGCGGGGTCAACACATTCTTCTCCCACTTCGACTCCAACAATAGCGAGCAGAAAGCCGTCGTCGTTACCGGATCGAAGCAAGGAATCACAAACCCTCCAG GCAACCCAGCCTACAACGCCTCCAAAAGCGCCGTGAAAACAATCGCAGAGCACCTTCACTTCGACCTCGCCAAGTCTTCGCCCAACACTTCCGTGCATATGCTCGTGCCTGGGTGGACATTTACCGGGATCACAGCGCGCAATCACACCACAAAACCAGACGGGGCATGGTCAGCTGAGCAGGTAGCTGACTTCCTGTATAAGAAGATGGGCGAAGACAAGTTCTATGTCATTTGTCCTGATAACGATGTTGATTGGGAGACGGATCGCAAGAGGATCACCTGGACGATGGGAGATATTGCGTATGAGCGGAAGCCACAGAGCAGGTGGCTTGATGAGTTCAAGGAAGAGGCGGCCGAGACGTTGCCGGGCATGAAGCTGGGTGCTAGACAGAAGGGTAGCTCGGCGTGA
- a CDS encoding Dolichyl-diphosphooligosaccharide--protein glycosyltransferase subunit wbp1, with product MRLPLLGLLLGFLSYVSALSAVGSKLLVVIEDEADKTKYSQFWNDLETRDFQITYRSPKAADLSLFLHGVPAYSHLLLLPVKAKGLGPALTPNLLVDFVNGGSNILLALSGQQAVPSAINSLLLEMDISLPADRTSLTVDHFNYDTKSAAEQHDVLLLPSPQLKKGVKNFFTVDGLIAFPHAVAQVLGNASPLLSTILKAPSTAYVYNPKDDSETVEDPFATGSQISLVSAFQARNSARFAVLGSAEALEDKWFDASVQLPGAGKKSEKASNKAFAQKLSAWTFKELGVLKVNHIEHYLNEGSQKGIKNTTEVAGIELNPTIYRIKNDVHYEIEVSEWENDHWAPFDVPAGDNFQLEFSMLSPFHRLNLQKKTQTANSSIYTTEFRTPDQHGIFNFFIEYRRPFYTNLEEKNTVTVRHFAHDEWPRSFVISAAWPWISGIWITVAGWIVFVAVWLYSKPAQPKTKTR from the exons ATGAGGTTACCGCTATTAGGCCTGTTACTAGGCTTTCTGTCATATGTATCGGCCCTTTCAGCAGTCGGCAGCAAATTGCTGGTCGTCATCGAAGACGAGGCCGACAAGACCAAGTACTCGCAGTTCTGGAACGACTTGGAGA CTCGAGATTTCCAGATAACATACCGATCACCGAAAGCGGCCGATCTATCCCTCTTCCTCCACGGCGTCCCAGCCTACTCGCACCTCCTACTGCTCCCCGTCAAGGCCAAAGGTCTTGGACCAGCTCTTACACCGAATCTGCTTGTCGACTTCGTCAATGGCGGGTCGAACATCCTTCTTGCGCTCTCAGGACAGCAGGCAGTGCCCAGCGCAATCAACAGCTTGCTTCTAGAGATGGACATCAGTCTGCCCGCGGACAGGACGAGCTTGACCGTCGACCACTTCAACTACGACACGAAGAGCGCAGCTGAGCAGCACGATGTTCTCCTCCTCCCAAGTCCACAATTGAAGAAGGGCGTCAAGAACTTCTTCACCGTTGATGGCTTGATCGCATTCCCACACGCAGTCGCCCAAGTCTTGGGCAACGCATCTCCTCTCCTCTCGACCATCCTCAAGGCGCCTTCCACCGCCTACGTATACAACCCCAAGGACGACTCCGAAACCGTCGAGGACCCATTTGCGACCGGATCGCAGATCTCCCTCGTCTCAGCTTTCCAGGCTCGCAACAGCGCTCGATTCGCCGTCCTAGGTAGCGCAGAGGCCCTTGAGGACAAGTGGTTCGATGCCTCAGTGCAGCTGCCAGGTGCAGGCAAGAAGAGCGAGAAGGCAAGCAACAAGGCATTCGCACAGAAGCTGTCTGCCTGGACATTCAAAGAGCTGGGAGTGTTGAAGGTCAACCACATCGAGCACTACCTTAACGAGGGCTCACAGAAGGGAATCAAGAACACCACCGAAGTTGCCGGCATCGAGCTCAATCCGACGATCTACCGCATCAAGAACGACGTACACTACGAGATTGAGGTGTCAGAATGGGAAAACGACCACTGGGCACCATTTGACGTCCCAGCTGGCGACAACTTCCAGCTGGAGTTCAGTATGCTGTCGCCATTCCACCGCTTGAACCTCCAAAAGAAGACACAGACCGCCAACAGCAGCATATACACCACGGAATTCAGGACACCAGACCAACACGGTATTTTCAACTTCTTCATCGAGTACCGAAGACCTTTCTACACCAACCTTGAAGAGAAGAACACGGTGACAGTACGACACTTTGCCCACGACGAATGGCCAAGGTCGTTTGTCATCTCCGCAGCATGGCCATGGATCAGCGGTATTTGGATCACCGTTGCAGGGTGGATCGTGTTCGTGGCAGTGTGGCTGTACAGCAAGCCAGCTCAACCGAAGACGAAGACGAGGTAA
- a CDS encoding NADH-ubiquinone oxidoreductase: MAPVTFWQAPRQYMQWAMRAKPAIVWSIALGSLGPVVMVVVPPIRTYFGDGPRQQIPLSYPIPKGPRKTLSGYDD, from the exons ATGGCACCCGTCACATTCTGGCAAGCGCCTCGGCAGTACATGCAATGGGCCATGCGCGCGAAACCTGCCATTGTCTGGAGCATCGCACTCGGCAGCCTTGGTCCTGTGGTGATG GTCGTCGTGCCTCCCATTAGAACATACTTTGGCGATGGCCCGAGGCAACAAATACCACTGTCATATCCGA TTCCCAAAGGCCCACGAAAGACACTTTCCGGATACGATGATTGA
- a CDS encoding putative serine carboxypeptidase: protein MLFSGLLVALWCSLPVDASRQTLQHRAFKDLHKRHVKREEQQPSRPSTDIHLNDKTRPFCVNGSALPQVKFDFGESYSGLLPIDDSKELFFWFVPSTNPAASNKITIWLNGGPGCSSLLGFLQEIGPVIWRTGTYLPVPNTFAWSNLTNMVYIEQPVGTGYSQGKPNANSYVDVAAQFLPFWKRFVDLFDLHNCKTYITGESYAGMYCPYIAAAMLDQNDTAYFDISGLMIYDPSFQYDVASQVSTVPFVDAHPSHFPFNDTYNKFLHNLSDACGYTEYIENALTFPPAGPFIDTPGLSHSEKDPRGYATEDCDVYAALYYGIIDIDSCFNIYQVGALCPLLWDVLRFPYTDFYMYAHFCSLVTLANTSARPMGFREPYFNRTDVKQALHAPEHANWTACTDIDVFVGDIGDLSPPSDINGGPLQKVIESTNNVIVAHGALDAILIANGTLLTLNNLTWNGVQGFSQPTTEPFFVPYHDNPIAGSQAGAGVFGGFVTERGLTFVAVVLAGHELPEYTASAGYKQVEYLLGRIGSLDEVSPFTTQPEIQQPDEPLGRGTWWSHHD, encoded by the exons ATGTTGTTCTCCGGCCTACTGGTGGCATTGTGGTGTTCACTACCAGTTGATGCAAGCCGACAGACACTACAGCACAGAGCTTTCAAGGACCTGCACAAACGGCATGTGAAACGTGAAGAGCAACAACCGTCTCGGCCTTCTACAGACATTCATCTGAACGACAAGACGCGGCCGTTCTGTGTCAACGGCTCTGCACTTCCTCAAGTGAAGTTCGATTTCGGTGAGAGCTACAGTGGTCTGTTACCCATCGACGACTCGAAAGAGCTGTTCTTCTGGTTTGTACCAAGTACAAACCCGGCTGCCTCCAACAAGATTACAATTTG GCTTAACGGCGGCCCTGGCTGCTCCTCTTTGCTCGGCTTCCTCCAGGAGATTGGACCCGTAATCTGGCGAACAGGGACCTATCTGCCCGTGCCGAACACATTCGCCTGGTCGAACCTCACGAATATGGTGTACATTGAGCAGCCG GTCGGTACCGGCTACTCCCAAGGCAAACCTAACGCTAACAGCTATGTAGATGTTGCTGCACAATTCTTGCCTTTCTGGAAGCGGTTCGTTGATCTCTTCGATCTCCACAATTGCAAAACGTACATTACAGGCGAATCGTATGCTGGAATGTACTGCCCTTATATCGCCGCGGCTATGCTGGACCAGAACGACACTGCCTACTTCGACATATCCGGCCTGATGATCTACGATCCGAGCTTTCAATACGATGTCGCCTCTCAGGTTTCAACCGTACCTTTCGTTGATGCACATCCGTCCCACTTCCCCTTCAACGATACCTACAACAAGTTCCTACACAATCTCTCAGACGCTTGTGGTTATACAGAGTATATCGAGAACGCCCTCACGTTCCCGCCTGCCGGGCCATTCATCGATACTCCCGGCCTGAGCCACTCCGAGAAGGATCCGAGGGGCTATGCCACTGAAGACTGTGATGTGTATGCTGCTTTGTACTATGGGATCATCGACATAGATTCTTGCTTCAACATCTACCAAGTCGGTGCACTCTGTCCATTGCTCTGGGACGTTCTGAGGTTCCCTTATACCGATTTCTACATGTATGCGCACTTTTGTTCTCTTGTGACGCTAGCTAATACTTCAGCCAGGCCGATGGGTTTCAGAGAGCCCTATTTCAACCGCACAGATGTCAAACAAGCCCTGCACGCTCCGGAACATGCCAACTGGACAGCCTGTACCGACATAGACGTCTTCGTCGGAGACATTGGAGATCTGTCCCCACCATCGGACATCAACGGCGGGCCTCTGCAGAAAGTGATCGAGAGCACCAACAACGTGATCGTAGCACATGGTGCTCTGGATGCGATTCTGATCGCGAATGGCACGCTTTTGACATTGAACAACTTGACCTGGAACGGGGTACAGGGGTTCAGTCAGCCGACGACGGAGCCTTTCTTTGTGCCATATCATGATAACCCAATTGCAGGCTCACAAGCTGGAGCTGGCGTTTTTGGAGGGTTCGTGACTGAGAGAGGCCTGACTTTCGTGGCGGTGGTTCTGGCTGGGCATGAACTTCCGGAGTACACGGCTTCGGCGGGATATAAGCAGGTCGAATACCTCCTGGGTAGGATCGGTAGTTTGGATGAGGTGTCGCCGTTCACGACGCAGCCTGAAATTCAGCAGCCGGATGAGCCTCTCGGGAGGGGGACGTGGTGGTCGCATCATGATTAG
- a CDS encoding Phosphatidylinositol 3-kinase catalytic subunit type 3, with the protein MEPFTFASSSELKIAVGVKVNRLEGYEKPLPYSTLLKRPDLRHRGSNLSPNSELYITVQPYADSKPLTVHTQTPYKHFRIGRIWNQWLQLPVNYSSLPANTQLAITLWDLSPINPKGGDKAHHIPYGGTTISLFDEDATLRTGRQKCKIWRHKAADGFSNTTTPWQEPRKRGRREQPEEPVVVNEKQSRRDAELERLVGLMKKHEMGEIPENRWLDQMVFRQVEKMERQQIKETTKPAHSVKHPHDVSNGQEAESLCAEGDPDHVDGTFFLYIEFPRFDHPIVFTDREYPPPPVSSVKIAQEQVQTGVNFKPPPEVHLGPGIQSDGGSDTDAGLPLISIYDPEIGYVDNPAETKHRRLIRGQRNALDRDLKPNPKMRDFLNQVMAYGPTVELSDKEKDEVWRFRHHLTRDKRALTKLVKSVNWNEQNESRQAIALLPKWAEIDIDDALELLGKGVRNPAVRAYAVDRLRKADDEELLLYLLQLVQALKFQPKLSKEEDETDSSLASFLIARSAANLKLGNFLYWYLMVELDLDDAIPTQSTANKKLFARVSYDFMKLLETTSEGQARRKILLRQSEFVTILSKISKDIQSGKGDRPKKIEQLKKVLADPKNDLLRFNPPLPLPLDPEIKLTGVIPDDCNVFKSSLLPLLLNFKTETGKTYPLIFKSGDDLRQDQLVIQIIALMDRLLLKENLDLKLTPYRILATSMIAGAVQFIPSTPVSSILQSTKYKASILGYLRDHNPATPGSQSILGVRKEAMDNYVKSVAGYCVITYLLGVGDRHLDNLLITEDGHFLHIDFGYILGRDPKPMAPLMKLSREMVEGMGGGSNSNDSQFDTFRQYCFTAYTTLRRSSSLILNLFSLMQDAGIPGIAVFGGEQAVRKVEERFKLDVGEEEAVRFFAQMIEKEMGAWGPVLIDKLHGFTQGWKS; encoded by the exons ATGGAGCCTTTCACCTTCGCAAGCTCATCGGAGCTGAAGATCGCCGTGGGTGTAAAGGT GAACCGTCTTGAAGGCTACGAGAAACCGTTGCCATACTCTACTCTTCTGAAACGCCCTGATCTTCGACATCGCGGCAGTAACCTCAGTCCCAACTCGGAGCTCTACATCACAGTCCAGCCTTATGCCGATTCTAAGCCGTTGACAGTCCACACCCAGACACCTTACAAGCACTTCCGGATTGGTAGAATATGGAACCAGTGGCTGCAGCTGCCAGTGAACTACAGTAGTCTGCCTGCCAACACGCAGCTCGCTATCACGCTATGGGACTTGTCGCCTATCAACCCCAAGGGTGGAGACAAGGCTCACCACATCCCATACGGTGGTACTACAATCTCGCTGTTCGATGAAGATGCCACGTTACGGACAGGTAGGCAGAAGTGCAAGATCTGGAGACACAAGGCCGCAGATGGCTTCTCTAACACGACCACACCATGGCAGGAGCCGAGGAAGAGGGGTCGACGAGAGCAACCAGAAGAACCAGTCGTGGTCAACGAGAAGCAGAGTCGGAGGGATGCCGAGCTCGAGCGCTTGGTTGGGTTAATGAAGAAACACGAGATGGGCGAGATACCAGAGAACCGCTGGCTGGACCAGATGGTCTTTCGTCAGGTCGAGAAGATGGAGAGGCAGCAGATCAAGGAAACTACAAAGCCAGCGCACTCGGTCAAGCATCCTCATGACGTGTCCAATGGACAGGAGGCAGAATCGCTATGTGCTGAGGGCGATCCGGATCATGTCGACGGAACGTTCTTCCTGTACATTGAATTTCCACGCTTCGACCATCCTATCGTGTTCACCGACCGTGAATATCCGCCTCCACCAGTATCATCTGTCAAGATCGCTCAAGAGCAAGTTCAGACTGGTGTCAACTTCAAGCCGCCTCCTGAAGTCCATCTAGGTCCTGGCATCCAGTCTGATGGTGGGAGCGACACTGATGCTGGGCTGCCACTAATCAGTATCTACGACCCGGAGATCGGCTATGTCGATAATCCGGCAGAGACTAAGCACCGGCGTCTCATACGTGGTCAAAGAAATGCTCTGGACAGAGACCTTAAACCGAATCCAAAGATGCGTGACTTCCTCAATCAAGTCATGGCGTATGGTCCTACTGTTGAGCTCAGCGATAAGGAGAAGGATGAAGTGTGGCGCTTCAGACATCACTTGACTCGGGACAAACGGGCACTCACAAAGCTCGTCAAGTCTGTCAACTGGAACGAGCAGAACGAGAGCCGACAAGCCATCGCTTTGCTGCCGAAGTGGGCTGAGATTGACATTGACGATGCACTGGAGCTGCTTGGCAAGGGTGTGCGCAATCCTGCCGTCCGGGCATATGCCGTTGATCGACTTCGCAAAGCAGATGACGAAGAGCTGCTGCTGTACTTGCTGCAGCTGGTGCAAGCACTCAAATTTCAGCCCAAACTATCGAAGGAAGAGGACGAGACTGACTCGTCGTTGGCTTCGTTCCTGATCGCTCGTTCAGCAGCAAATCTCAAGCTGGGCAACTTCTTGTATTGGTATCTTATGGTTGAGCTGGATCTGGACGACGCGATACCTACTCAGAGTACGGCGAATAAGAAACTCTTTGCTCGAGTAAGCTACGACTTCATGAAGCTGCTTGAGACTACTTCAGAGGGTCAAGCGCGCAGGAAAATCTTGCTGCGACAGAGCGAATTCGTCACCATTCTTAGCAAAATTAGCAAGGACATCCAATCTGGTAAAGGAGATCGGCCCAAGAAGATTGAGCAGCTGAAGAAAGTACTTGCCGATCCGAAGAATGACCTACTACGCTTCAACCCTCCCTTACCACTACCTCTTGATCCCGAGATCAAGCTCACTGGAGTGATACCGGACGACTGCAACGTCTTCAAATCGTCTCTGCTGCCGCTGCTATTGAATTTCAAAACGGAGACGGGCAAGACATATCCACTGATCTTCAAGTCCGGTGACGATTTGCGCCAAGATCAGCTCGTTATACAGATCATCGCACTCATGGATCGACTGCTCTTGAAAGAGAATCTCGACCTCAAACTCACGCCATATCGCATCCTCGCTACCTCGATGATCGCTGGTGCTGTACAATTTATTCCGTCCACTCCAGTTTCCAGCATTCTGCAAAGCACCAAATACAAGGCATCCATCCTTGGCTATCTGCGAGACCATAACCCTGCCACGCCAGGATCGCAGTCGATTCTTGGTGTCCGCAAGGAAGCAATGGACAACTATGTCAAGTCTGTGGCTGGATATTGTGTCATCACCTACCTCTTGGGTGTGGGCGATCGCCATCTGGATAATTTGCTCATCACGGAAGATGGCCACTTCCTCCACATCGACTTCGGCTACATCCTCGGTCGCGACCCAAAACCGATGGCGCCGCTTATGAAGCTCTCTCGAGAAATGGTCGAAGGCATGGGTGGTGGGTCGAACAGCAACGATTCGCAATTCGACACGTTCCGGCAGTACTGCTTCACAGCGTATACCACTTTAAGAAGAAGTAGCTCCCTGATTCTGAATTTGTTCAGTCTGATGCAGGATGCTGGCATTCCAGGTATTGCGGTCTTTGGGGGTGAGCAAGCTGTGAGGAAAGTCGAAGAGAGGTTCAAGCTGGATGTAGGTGAGGAAGAGGCTGTGCGGTTCTTTGCGCAGATGATTGAGAAGGAGATGGGGGCTTGGGGTCCTGTGCTGATTGACAAGTTGCATGGCTTCACTCAGGGGTGGAAGTCGTGA
- a CDS encoding Transaldolase, whose protein sequence is MSSSLDQLKATGTVVVADSGDFATIKKYQPQDATTNPSLILAASKKPEYAKLIDEAVAYGKKQGSNIDEKVDHTLDALLVQFGKEILQIVPGKVSTEVDARYSFDKKQSVAKALHIIDLYKEQGIDKSRVLIKLASTYEGIQAAHELQTKHGVNCNLTLMFSLVQAIAAAEAGAFLISPFVGRILDWYKANTKQEYSAENDPGVKSVQQIFNYYKKFGYNTIVMGASFRNIGEITELAGCDYLTIAPNLLEQLYNSQCKVPKKLISEDASSLNLEKKSYLNDEANFRFDFNEDTMAVHKLSEGISKFAADAVTLRDILKDKIGA, encoded by the exons ATGTCTTCATCACTCGACCAACTCAAGGCCACTGGCACC GTCGTTGTCGCCGACTCTGGTGACTTTGCTACGATCAAGAAGTACCAGCCACAAGATGCCACCACCAACCCATCGTTGATCCTCGCCGCGTCCAAAAAGCCAGAGTATGCGAAGCTCATTGACGAGGCCGTTGCATATGGCAAGAAGCAGGGCAGCAACATTGATGAGAAGGTGGACCACACATTGGATGCTCTGCTTGTGCAGTTCGGCAAGGAGATACTCCAGATTGTGCCTGGCAAGGTCTCGACAGAGGTGGATGCCAGATACTCTTTCGACAAGAAGCAGTCTGTCGCAAAGGCTCTGCACATAATCGAT CTTTACAAGGAGCAGGGCATTGACAAGTCGCGTGTCCTGATCAAGCTTGCATCGACCTACGAGGGTATCCAGGCCGCTCACGAGCTCCAGACCAAGCACGGCGTCAACTGCAACTTGACCCTCATGTTCTCGCTCGTCCAGGCCATCGCCGCAGCTGAGGCTGGCGCTTTCCTCATCTCTCCATTCGTCGGCCGCATTCTCGACTGGTACAAGGCCAACACCAAGCAAGAGTACAGCGCCGAGAACGACCCAGGTGTCAAGTCCGTCCAGCAGATCTTCAACTACTACAAGAAGTTCGGCTACAACACCATTGTCATGGGTGCATCTTTCCGCAACATCGGCGAGATCACTGAGCTGGCTGGCTGCGATTACCTTACCATTGCACCAAACCTCCTTGAGCAGCTCTACAACAGCCAATGCAAGGTGCCCAAGAAGCTCATCTCCGAGGACGCCTCTTCGCTGAACCTCGAGAAGAAGAGCTACCTCAACGACGAGGCCAACTTCCGATTCGACTTCAACGAGGACACCATGGCAGTCCACAAGCTGTCTGAGGGCATCAGCAAGTTTGCTGCTGACGCCGTTACCCTCCGG GATATCCTCAAGGACAAGATCGGCGCTTAG
- a CDS encoding Superoxide dismutase [Cu-Zn] codes for MVKAVAVLRGDSNVKGQVTFEQDSESGPTKITYDITGNDANAERGMHVHAFGDNTNGCTSAGPHFNPHGKEHGAPEDSERHVGDLGNFKTDGQGNGKGTIEDQHIKLIGPHSVLGRTIVVHAGTDDLGKGGHAESKKTGNAGARPACGVIGIAA; via the exons ATGGTCAAAGCAG TCGCAGTTCTCCGTGGTGACAGCAATGTCAAGGGTCAAGTGACCTTCGAGCAGGACTCCGAGAGTGGCCCAACCAAGATCACCTACGATATCACTGGCAACGATGCCAATGCCGAGCGTGGTATGCACGTTCAT GCGTTTGGAGACAACACCAATGGATGCACTTCTGCAGGCCCACACT TCAACCCCCACGGCAAGGAGCACGGCGCCCCAGAGGACAGCGAGCGCCACGTAGGAGACCTGGGCAACTTCAAGACCGACGGCCAGGGCAACGGCAAGGGCACGATCGAAGACCAACACATCAAGCTCATCGGCCCACACAGCGTCCTCGGCCGCACCATCGTTGTCCACGCCGGTACTGATGACCTTGGCAAGGGTGGCCACGCAGAGAGCAAGAAGACTGGCAACGCTGGTGCCCGCCCAGCTTGCGGCGTTATCGGTATTGCCGCATAA
- a CDS encoding Guanyl-specific ribonuclease F1 yields the protein MRFAFASALLFAVSALAAPTSELVERQSATTCGSTRYSSGQVSAAVNQGYNYYSNDQQVGSNNYPHTYNNYEGFDFPVNGPYQEFPIRTSGVYTGGSPGADRVVFNTNGQYAGAITHTGASGNNFVGCSGTR from the exons ATGCGCTTCGCCTTCGCCTCCGCTCTGCTCTTCGCAGTCAGCGCCCTCGCCGCGCCCACCAGCGAGCTCGTCGAGCGCCAGTCCGCTACCACCTGCGGATCGACAAGATACAGCTCCGGCCAGGTCAGCGCTGCTGTCAACCAAGGCTACAACTACTACTCCAACGACCAGCAAGTGGGCTCGAACAACTACCCACACACGTACAACAACTACGAAG GTTTCGATTTCCCGGTCAATGGGCCATACCAGGAGTTTCCAATTAGAACCAGCGGCGTTTATACTGGTGGTTCTCCGGGAGCTGATCGTGTTGTTTTC AACACCAACGGCCAGTATGCTGGTGCTATCACTCACACTGGTGCCAGTGGAAACAATTTCGTTGGATGCAGTGGCACCAGATAG
- a CDS encoding High osmolarity signaling protein SHO1A → MPSFGGSDNSSPALQKMDMGNGGRYAAKRFDFGHIAGDPFWLGTIGIGISGWIIAFVSSIIADLSQEYPNYSWWSLVYMFFCIIAVLFVVGANAVFTYHVAIAAFLSAGLVFTTSSVNSLIYYPDPAKEAAAAGFILLSIVSIIWIFYFGSQPQASHRQTLDSFALHKDRAPSRNSRAMRQSYRPETTHSGGQQPQAYNTNRLAGFETVSPVAGYHGGPAGQANRDSEPRFSQPLNSQPSGNNLAAHNGASLGVGAGQGHDSSVSAPSDYPYRAKAIYSYEANPDDANEISFTKHEILEVSDVSGRWWQAKKENGETGIAPSNYLILL, encoded by the exons ATGCCGAGCTTTGGTGGCAGCGACAACTCCTCGCCTGCGCTACAGAAAATGGACATGGGAAATGGCGGCCGGTATGCCGCGAAGAGGTTCGACTTTGGGCACATTGCTGGCGACCCTTTCTGGCTGGGAACAATCGGCATTGGCATT TCTGGTTGGATCATAGCCTTCGTCAGCTCCATCATCGCAGACCTATCTCAAGAGTACCCCAACTACTCGTGGTGGAGCTTGGTCTACATGTTCTTCTGCATAATAGCCGTCCTCTTCGTCGTCGGTGCCAATGCTGTTTTCACGTACCACGTCGCCATTGCCGCCTTCTTGTCGGCAGGACTCGTCTTCACCACATCCTCAGTCAACTCCCTGATCTACTACCCAGATCCCGCCAAAGAAGCAGCTGCCGCTGGCTTCATCCTGCTGTCCATTGTTTCG ATCATCTGGATCTTCTACTTTGGCTCCCAACCACAAGCGAGCCACCGCCAGACACTCGACTCGTTTGCGTTGCACAAAGATCGTGCGCCGAGCCGCAACAGCCGGGCCATGCGACAATCCTACCGCCCTGAGACTACACACTCCGGAGGTCAACAACCACAAGCTTACAACACGAACCGCCTGGCAGGCTTCGAGACAGTCTCTCCAGTCGCTGGCTACCATGGTGGCCCTGCAGGTCAAGCGAACCGCGATAGTGAGCCGCGCTTCTCACAGCCCCTGAACTCGCAGCCTAGCGGAAACAACTTAGCAGCTCATAACGGAGCCTCGCTTGGTGTCGGTGCCGGCCAAGGGCACGACAGTTCAGTGAGCGCACCATCAGACTATCCTTACCGAGCAAAGGCCATCTACAGCTACGAGGCCAACCCCGACGACGCTAACGAAATTTCGTTCACGAAGCACGAGATACTGGAAGTGAGCGATGTTTCAGGACGATGGTGGCAGGCCAAGAAAGAGAACGGCGAAACGGGTATTGCTCCTTCGAATTATCTCATCTT